The genome window AAACGCCGCTGTTTTTATCCGATGCGCTGCGGGATAAATTGATAGAAGCTGCAAATGATGTGATGCGCGTGGTGCGCCAGCCGGATTTTCCCGATCGCTGCAAAAACGCCATTCCGGCGGGAATGAGCGTCGCGAACGAAACACAGCACACCCATTTTTTGCAGGTCGATTTTGCAATTTGCCGCGACGAAAACGGACATCTGCTGCCGCAACTGATCGAGCTGCAGGGATTTCCGTCGTTGTATGCTTTTCAGCATTATCTGGACACCAAACTTCGCGAATATTTCCCGATTCCGGACGGATTTTTGCCATTTTTCAGCGGGCTAAACTCGGAAACTTACAAAGAGAAACTGGGGAAACTGCTACTCGGCAACAGCGCGCCGGAAAACGTGGTGCTGTTGGAATTGCAGCCGGAGCAGCAAAAAACCCGTATCGATTTTTATCTGACGGAGCAGTATTTCGGGATTCCGTTTGTTTGCGTCACAGATGTTTACCAGCGCGGAAACAAGCTTTTCTATCGCCAAAACGGGCGGGAAATTCCCATCGAGCGAATTTACTATCGCTTTATTTTTGATGAACTCATTCGCAAAAATATCCAACCGGGATTTGATATTAACGCCGATCTGGATGTAGAATGGGTGGGTCATCCCAACTGGTTTTTCAAAATCAGCAAACACACGCTGCCGTTGATCGACAGTAAATATTGCCCGCAAACATATTATTTACATGAGCTTACGAGCTATCCTGATGATCTGGAAAATTATGTGCTCAAACCGCTGTATTCCTTTGCCGGTACCGGCGTTCAGGTCGATGTCACCAAAGCAATGCTGAACGAGATTGACGATCGGGAGAATTACATTTTGCAACGAAAAATTGAATATGCACCGCTCATCAAAACACCGGACGAGCATGCCCGGGTGGAAATTCGCCTGATGTTTATTTGGGATGATAAACCTATTCTGGTCAATAACTTACTCCGCACCAGCAAAGGCAAAATGATGGGTGTGGATTTCAATAAAAACAAAACCTGGGTAGGATCGTCACTGGCATATCACAGACCGGAAATTTAATTTAACTATCATTTATTGTCGACAGCGGAAACAAAACCGGGCTAAATGCTTTAAATACATGTGTTTTCGGCTTTTCATTGCTTTGGGAATAATGTATATTTACTATCATAACGGTTGTCAAAAACGAGTATTCATTTAATTTGAGAAAAAAATATGCGTACGATGCTGTTAAAAAATCGGTTGAAGCTTTGGGTGATCGGCGTTGTTTTACTGCTGGTGAGCGGATGTAAAATCGGGAATACCTACATTTTGGTTGAGAAGGGTCTCAACAGTCAGGAAAGCGCCATTGCTGAGGCGCAAAAATATCAATCACGCGGGTTGACCAGCCAGGTTTTTCTCACACGCGATAAACGCTACATGGTAACAATCGGTCCTTTCAATAATAAAGAAACCGCGATAGCAGAGCTGAATGCCAAAAAAGATGCCAATATAATTCCTCCAGGCAGCCAGCTTGCCGGGCCGGAAAGCCGTTTATGGACGCAAGTTTGGCCGAATCAACCGATTCAACCACCGGGCACAAAACCGCCGGCACCGGGACCGGGCACGCCGCCAAAAGAAGGCGTTCGCGATGAAGTTAAAAAAGATGCGGATAAAGGGATGAAAGATGATTTTGTTGTATATCCCGAAAAACCGTAACATCAGCCATCCGGGTTGATACCGAAACGCTCCATCATCGAATACAATCTGCGGCGGGTAATGCCCAATAGCTCTGCCGCATGAGTGCGGTTGCCGTCTGCTTTTTCCAGCGCCTGCCGGATCAATTTTTTCTCGAAATCATCCAGTTTAATGCCTGAATCGGGTAAAACAAATTCACCGGGTTTTGCCGAATGCGCGATCATTTTGCGGGTAGAGGGCAAATCTTCCCGCGTAATCATGCCGTTGCAAACGATGGCGGCGCGTTCAATCGCGTTTTGCAATTCACGCACATTTCCCGGCCAATCGTAATCCATCAATTCCGCCAGCGCCAGCCGGTCGATATCCTGCGCAGCGGATTGCGCCACAAAATGATGCACCAGCGCCGGAATATCCTCTTTGCGCTCCCGCAAGGTTGGCAGTGTCAATTGAAAAACATTCAGGCGATAATACAAATCCTGCCGAAAACGCCCGCTTTCCACCATTTCTTCCAAATTTTGATGGGTTGCCGCAATAATCCGAACATCCACAATGATGCGCTCGTTGCTGCCGAGCCGGTAAATTTCCTTATTTTGCAACACGCGCAGCAACTTTGCCTGCGTTGCCGGACTGATATCGCCGATTTCATCCAGAAAAATACTGCCCCCGCCAGCCTGCTCAAATTTGCCGATGCGCCGGTGCGTTGCGCCGGTGAACGCCCCTTTTTCGAAACCGAACAGTTCGCTTTCCAACAAATTCTCCGGTAGTGCGGCACAATTTACCGTCACAAACGGTTTGTTCTTCCGCTGCGATGAGCCGTGAATGGCGTGTGCAACCAACTCTTTTCCGGTGCCGCTTTCGCCGCGAACCAGAACGGTTGCGTCGTTCTCGCTTGCCTTTTTGATAAGCCGGTAAATCTGCTGCATCTTTTTGCTTTTGCCAATCATCTCGCTAAAAAATACCGGCGTTTCATCCTGTTTTTTCAGCCGTTGATTTTCGGCGATCAGCCGCTGCTGATCCAGAATCCGCCGGATTCGCAGTGTCAGTTCATCCATATCCGGAAACGGTTTGATCAGATAATCAAACGCCCCTTTTTTGAGCGCTTCGATGGCGGTTTGTTGCGTGGCGTAAGCAGTCATCATGATAAATTCGGTTTGCGGATACTGCTGTTTCACCTGCTCCAGCAACGCCATTCCGCTAATGCCGTCCATTCGCAAATCGCTGATAATGACATCCACCGTATTTTCCGAAAGATGCGCCAACGCCGCCTCCCCGGAAGTGACGTAGGTTGCCGGCAACGCCTCAAGCTCCAGCGACGCTTTGATCACTTTGCAGAATTTTTCTTCGTTATCAACGATGAGAATTTGGGGCATGGTATCTGTATTTTGGGGTGATTATTTCAGAATCGCACGCAGCAAAATCATAAAACCTTTTTCGTGGCTGCGAATGGTATCCAGATTTTTTTGGGCTTCATCAAAACCGGGCGCAAGCTCCAGCGCTTTTTCAAACTCGCTCATGGCTTTCATCAACAATCCACGGCTTTTGATGAGGTTGAACGTTCCCAAATCGTTCCAATAGTCCGGATAATGTTGCGTATCGCTATCGTTTGCCACAAAAATGGATTGGTATTTATTGATCGTTTCCAGCGTGAGGTCTTTTCCGCCAAACAAAAATCGCAGAAAAAATTCAAATATTTTTTCCCGGTCAGAAACCAGATCGACCAATTTTAGCTGGAATTGCTCCAGCTCCGGAATAATGGTGTTGTGTTGATTGTCGCGCAACAGCTCCAGCAATTGGTTGAATTCTTTTTGCCACATCGGCACACGATATTTTGATAAATCGCGCACCTGCTTTAGATAGATGGAAACGCGTGCCGGAACAGCAACGGCTTCCGGGTCATGCGCGCCGTGCAACGCGGATTTGTAAAGCGCCACGCCAAGGTTAAACTGGGCTTCCACATATTTGGGGTTCAGGCGAATTGCTTCCTTAAACAGCGACATAGCTTCGTCATATTCGTCCAAAAAAAGATGCGCCAATCCGTAATAATTCAAAAAATCCGGGAATTTTTCGCTCATGTTGAGCGCGGTTTTGAACGTTTCTTTGGCGGTTACAAATTTCCGGGATTTCAAGTAACTGACGCCCAATCCGATAAATGCCCGGTTAAAACTGTGATCCTGCTCCAGTGAGGTTTTGAATTCGCGGATCGATTCTTCAAACAAATTGCGCTTCAGGAACAAAATACCCAGATAATAATGCGACTTCGGGTGGCGGTAGCGCATCAATTTTTCCTGAACCAAATACAGCGATTCCAGTTCATCGATTACATTCTGATGAAAATTTTCGGTC of Calditrichia bacterium contains these proteins:
- a CDS encoding SPOR domain-containing protein, with translation MRTMLLKNRLKLWVIGVVLLLVSGCKIGNTYILVEKGLNSQESAIAEAQKYQSRGLTSQVFLTRDKRYMVTIGPFNNKETAIAELNAKKDANIIPPGSQLAGPESRLWTQVWPNQPIQPPGTKPPAPGPGTPPKEGVRDEVKKDADKGMKDDFVVYPEKP
- a CDS encoding tetratricopeptide repeat protein codes for the protein MENFGLHDKIEIFDREFHIHTGAMIEHNRIITEVFERGMFLLSRQYDINLRKDRIGHDYDFLSKVTENFHQNVIDELESLYLVQEKLMRYRHPKSHYYLGILFLKRNLFEESIREFKTSLEQDHSFNRAFIGLGVSYLKSRKFVTAKETFKTALNMSEKFPDFLNYYGLAHLFLDEYDEAMSLFKEAIRLNPKYVEAQFNLGVALYKSALHGAHDPEAVAVPARVSIYLKQVRDLSKYRVPMWQKEFNQLLELLRDNQHNTIIPELEQFQLKLVDLVSDREKIFEFFLRFLFGGKDLTLETINKYQSIFVANDSDTQHYPDYWNDLGTFNLIKSRGLLMKAMSEFEKALELAPGFDEAQKNLDTIRSHEKGFMILLRAILK
- a CDS encoding sigma-54-dependent Fis family transcriptional regulator, with the protein product MPQILIVDNEEKFCKVIKASLELEALPATYVTSGEAALAHLSENTVDVIISDLRMDGISGMALLEQVKQQYPQTEFIMMTAYATQQTAIEALKKGAFDYLIKPFPDMDELTLRIRRILDQQRLIAENQRLKKQDETPVFFSEMIGKSKKMQQIYRLIKKASENDATVLVRGESGTGKELVAHAIHGSSQRKNKPFVTVNCAALPENLLESELFGFEKGAFTGATHRRIGKFEQAGGGSIFLDEIGDISPATQAKLLRVLQNKEIYRLGSNERIIVDVRIIAATHQNLEEMVESGRFRQDLYYRLNVFQLTLPTLRERKEDIPALVHHFVAQSAAQDIDRLALAELMDYDWPGNVRELQNAIERAAIVCNGMITREDLPSTRKMIAHSAKPGEFVLPDSGIKLDDFEKKLIRQALEKADGNRTHAAELLGITRRRLYSMMERFGINPDG